One part of the Salinivirga cyanobacteriivorans genome encodes these proteins:
- a CDS encoding FAD binding domain-containing protein, translated as MITFVLNNQIVHTDKAEGTALLDFIRDDSSLPGTKIGCREGDCGACTVLEGTLKDGRVLYKSIVSCLTPLGNAHGKHIVTLEGINMNDLTPVQKAMVDNAATQCGFCTPGFIMSFTAHAMSHQKVNAKGAIDAVSGNICRCTGYKSIERAAQANAEAMQNKDLKEPVKWLVEKHYLPDYFLKIPKMLREIESPDIEFDENHKIMGGGTDLLVQQHDKIAESPINRFYLKDDLKQITVANNRVIIGAGCTANDIALSELMQDFFPKIKEQFKLISSEPIRNTATVAGNIMNASPIGDLSIFFLALNASVILNNKKQQREMPLKEFFLDYKKTAIEQGEFIEAIAFQKPEKGVLVNYEKVSKRTHLDIASVTSAMKIIVEKGIIEACSISAGGVKAIPLFLNKTSEFLTGKNLTPEVIQKANEIMQTEIAPISDVRGKSEYKRLLLKQILFAHFMELFPGHVAKEGLLR; from the coding sequence ATGATAACATTTGTATTAAATAATCAGATTGTTCACACCGACAAAGCAGAAGGAACTGCTTTGCTGGATTTTATTCGTGATGATTCGTCGCTACCGGGCACTAAAATAGGCTGCCGTGAAGGTGATTGCGGTGCTTGCACTGTTTTAGAAGGAACATTAAAAGATGGTCGGGTGCTTTACAAAAGCATAGTATCTTGCCTCACACCACTTGGGAATGCCCATGGGAAGCACATTGTAACCCTGGAAGGCATAAATATGAATGACTTAACACCCGTGCAGAAAGCAATGGTTGATAATGCTGCCACCCAATGTGGATTTTGTACACCGGGGTTCATTATGTCGTTTACGGCACACGCCATGTCGCACCAAAAGGTAAATGCCAAAGGAGCTATTGATGCCGTAAGTGGAAACATCTGTCGATGTACAGGTTATAAATCTATTGAGCGGGCTGCGCAAGCCAATGCAGAAGCAATGCAAAATAAAGACCTCAAAGAACCTGTGAAATGGCTGGTTGAAAAGCACTATTTGCCAGATTATTTTTTAAAAATCCCGAAGATGCTTCGGGAAATTGAATCTCCTGATATTGAGTTTGATGAGAATCATAAGATAATGGGTGGTGGAACAGACCTGTTGGTGCAACAGCACGATAAAATTGCTGAATCGCCAATAAACAGGTTTTATTTAAAAGATGACCTGAAACAAATTACTGTTGCGAATAATCGTGTAATTATTGGAGCAGGTTGCACTGCCAACGATATCGCTTTGAGTGAACTCATGCAAGATTTTTTTCCGAAAATTAAGGAACAGTTTAAGCTCATCTCATCAGAACCTATACGCAATACTGCTACTGTTGCTGGTAATATTATGAATGCCTCTCCCATTGGAGACCTCTCCATATTTTTTCTGGCGCTAAATGCTTCCGTAATTTTAAATAATAAAAAACAGCAGCGCGAAATGCCCCTTAAAGAGTTTTTTCTTGACTATAAAAAAACGGCTATAGAACAGGGAGAGTTTATTGAAGCAATTGCATTTCAAAAACCTGAAAAAGGAGTGCTTGTTAACTACGAGAAAGTCAGCAAGCGTACACACCTCGATATTGCCAGTGTAACATCTGCAATGAAAATTATTGTTGAAAAGGGAATTATTGAAGCCTGTAGTATTTCTGCCGGTGGTGTAAAAGCCATTCCATTGTTTTTAAACAAAACAAGTGAATTTTTAACCGGGAAAAATCTTACCCCTGAGGTTATTCAGAAGGCCAATGAAATAATGCAAACCGAAATTGCGCCCATCAGTGATGTGCGGGGAAAAAGTGAATATAAAAGATTACTCCTGAAGCAAATACTATTTGCACATTTTATGGAATTATTTCCTGGGCATGTGGCAAAAGAAGGTTTGCTGAGGTAA
- a CDS encoding xanthine dehydrogenase molybdopterin binding subunit, which produces MKNVDSINHVTGKSVYLDDIPVQKGTLHAVVFGSPVGHGKIKSVDYAEAKKLPGIAAIITHEDITGDNQIGGIIEDEPLFAEEELHFYGQPIALIVAKDAFTARKAKTLIKVDVEEYDVVTDPREAFKRGDLLFPSRSFQMGIVEEAWKTCEYIFEGRADIGGQEHLYIETQGSYAYPTDNGSIKIHSSTQGPTAVQKTAARVLGLPMHRIEVDVARLGGAFGGKEDQASGFATMVALAAYVMKKPVKITLDRPDDMQMTGKRHPYSADYKIGLSKDLKIVAYQTTLYQNGGAASDLSPAIMERTLFHSTNSYYVPNTFVTVHSCKTNLPPNTAFRGFGAPQGVFTIESAIAQAADELNIPAYKIQEINFIRDGQEFQYGQIAENVNNKATYDQAIKQYDFDQIQKETTDFNKKHVDKKRGVSIMPVCFGISFTKTPMNQARSLVHIYQDGSVGISTGAIEMGQGVNTKIIQVAAGILSISTDKIKVESTNTTRVANTSPTAASTGADLNGHATRLACEVLINRLRHSAVESLKCNDEEVEIKDEYVYLNGEKTKVHWNELVEAAFLKRVCLTENGHYATPKINFDKTKEKGHPFAYHVYGTAITQVIVDCVRGTYEFDKVQIVHDFGKSMNPTIDFGQVEGALVQGMGWMTMEELAFHPNGKLASESLSTYKVPDIYAVPKSVDIEALETEGAELAILKSKAVGEPPFLYGIGAFFAIRNAVKSFNSSHKPTFRAPYTHEKTLMDLYATSLAKGAVKKSKDGSVSEAEV; this is translated from the coding sequence ATGAAAAATGTCGACTCAATAAATCACGTAACCGGTAAATCCGTATATCTCGATGATATTCCAGTGCAAAAAGGCACGCTGCATGCCGTTGTCTTTGGATCGCCTGTTGGGCATGGCAAAATAAAAAGTGTAGATTATGCAGAGGCGAAAAAGTTGCCCGGAATTGCAGCAATTATCACGCATGAAGACATTACCGGCGATAACCAAATTGGCGGTATCATCGAAGATGAACCCTTGTTTGCTGAAGAAGAGCTCCACTTTTATGGACAGCCAATTGCACTTATCGTGGCCAAAGATGCTTTTACAGCCCGCAAAGCAAAGACACTTATAAAAGTCGATGTGGAAGAATATGATGTGGTCACCGATCCTCGTGAAGCCTTTAAACGTGGCGATTTACTTTTTCCTTCGCGCAGTTTTCAGATGGGAATTGTAGAGGAAGCCTGGAAAACGTGCGAATACATTTTTGAAGGCCGCGCTGATATTGGCGGACAGGAACACCTTTATATCGAAACACAGGGTTCTTATGCCTACCCGACAGATAATGGCAGCATAAAAATTCATTCATCCACACAAGGACCCACAGCTGTTCAGAAAACTGCTGCTCGTGTGCTGGGATTGCCCATGCATCGCATAGAGGTTGACGTAGCTCGATTGGGCGGCGCGTTTGGCGGAAAAGAGGATCAGGCCAGTGGTTTTGCGACCATGGTAGCGCTGGCAGCTTATGTGATGAAAAAGCCCGTGAAAATTACCCTCGACCGCCCCGATGACATGCAAATGACCGGTAAGCGCCATCCATACAGTGCCGATTATAAAATAGGATTGTCAAAAGATCTGAAAATTGTTGCATACCAAACAACCCTTTATCAGAATGGGGGAGCTGCTTCAGATCTTTCTCCTGCAATTATGGAGCGCACGCTGTTTCACAGTACCAACAGTTATTATGTTCCCAATACCTTTGTTACTGTGCATAGTTGTAAAACTAACCTACCACCTAACACCGCATTTCGTGGGTTTGGGGCTCCGCAGGGCGTATTTACAATAGAGTCTGCCATTGCACAAGCTGCCGATGAACTGAATATTCCGGCATATAAAATTCAGGAGATAAATTTTATCCGCGACGGGCAGGAGTTTCAATATGGTCAAATAGCTGAAAATGTAAATAATAAAGCTACTTACGACCAGGCTATTAAACAATATGATTTTGATCAAATACAAAAAGAAACCACCGACTTCAATAAAAAACATGTTGATAAAAAACGTGGGGTATCGATAATGCCTGTTTGTTTCGGTATCTCATTCACCAAAACACCCATGAACCAGGCACGTTCACTCGTACATATTTACCAGGATGGCAGTGTGGGAATCAGCACCGGAGCCATTGAAATGGGGCAGGGTGTGAATACAAAAATAATCCAGGTCGCTGCCGGTATTTTGTCTATTAGTACTGATAAAATTAAGGTAGAATCGACTAACACTACCCGGGTAGCCAATACCTCGCCTACAGCTGCAAGTACAGGTGCTGACCTTAATGGGCATGCAACCCGGCTGGCATGCGAAGTATTAATTAACAGATTAAGACATTCTGCTGTAGAATCGCTTAAATGCAACGATGAGGAGGTGGAAATTAAAGATGAATATGTATACCTTAACGGTGAAAAAACTAAAGTGCATTGGAATGAGCTGGTTGAAGCTGCATTTCTCAAACGCGTATGTTTGACTGAAAACGGACATTATGCAACGCCAAAAATCAACTTCGACAAAACAAAAGAGAAGGGGCATCCATTTGCCTATCACGTATATGGTACCGCTATTACTCAGGTTATAGTCGATTGTGTCAGAGGTACTTATGAATTTGATAAAGTACAAATTGTGCACGATTTTGGGAAAAGCATGAACCCCACCATTGATTTTGGACAGGTCGAAGGTGCTCTGGTGCAGGGAATGGGCTGGATGACAATGGAAGAACTGGCCTTTCATCCCAATGGCAAACTGGCCAGTGAGTCGCTTTCGACTTATAAAGTTCCGGATATATATGCGGTGCCTAAATCTGTCGATATCGAGGCTCTGGAAACAGAAGGTGCTGAGCTTGCAATACTCAAATCCAAAGCCGTAGGAGAACCACCGTTTTTATATGGTATCGGGGCATTTTTTGCCATTCGTAATGCCGTAAAATCTTTCAATAGTTCGCATAAACCAACATTCCGTGCACCCTATACACACGAAAAAACATTGATGGATTTGTATGCTACGAGCTTAGCAAAGGGTGCTGTTAAAAAATCGAAAGATGGTAGTGTGAGCGAAGCGGAGGTGTGA
- a CDS encoding amidohydrolase family protein, translating to MILKNATYIDWETLEFKNTHIRLNPGTNARIEFMDKIDEQAGSEIIDCEGKLVTKSFVVGHHHVYSALAKGMPAPRKAPENFREILRYVWWTLDKSLDKDTIEASALASAIACAKSGSTFAIDHHASPNHIDGSLDIITKAFEKVGVSHLLAYEITDRDGMEKAQKGLEENKRHLQKHQGLVGMHASFTVSDETMKKAAKLVQDTNSGLHIHVAEGIYDQTHCSETHGKRVIERLNDHGLLNNSKNLLIHSLHLSEKERELFKESGAWVVENKESNQNNNVGHFNGQGLGENIILGTDGMHSDMLQSAKAAFFAGQGVDNIDFPGAYQRFRNAHRYLAQNNFTGDGENNLVVLDYDGPTALTSENFLGHFIFGLNSNHVQHVISDGKLIVKDKKIQTVNESEVLAFTKEQSLRLWDAMQKQG from the coding sequence ATGATTCTAAAGAACGCCACATATATTGATTGGGAAACACTAGAATTTAAGAATACACATATCAGGCTAAACCCGGGCACAAATGCCCGTATTGAGTTCATGGACAAAATAGATGAGCAAGCCGGTTCAGAAATAATAGATTGTGAAGGAAAGCTTGTAACCAAATCATTTGTTGTTGGCCATCATCACGTATATTCAGCATTGGCTAAAGGGATGCCTGCACCCCGGAAAGCGCCGGAAAACTTCCGCGAAATATTACGATATGTATGGTGGACACTGGACAAATCACTGGATAAAGATACTATTGAAGCAAGTGCCCTTGCCTCTGCCATTGCATGTGCAAAAAGTGGAAGTACATTTGCCATAGATCACCATGCTTCTCCAAACCACATAGATGGGTCATTGGATATCATCACCAAAGCATTTGAAAAAGTTGGTGTGAGCCACTTGCTTGCCTATGAAATTACTGATCGTGACGGAATGGAAAAGGCACAAAAAGGCCTCGAAGAAAACAAGCGACATCTTCAAAAACATCAGGGTCTCGTCGGTATGCATGCATCATTTACTGTGAGTGATGAAACTATGAAAAAGGCCGCTAAGCTTGTACAGGATACAAATTCGGGTCTACATATTCATGTTGCCGAAGGAATCTATGACCAGACACACTGCAGTGAAACCCATGGTAAACGAGTAATTGAGCGGTTAAATGACCATGGACTTTTAAACAACTCCAAAAACTTACTGATCCATAGCCTGCACCTCAGCGAAAAAGAACGTGAGCTCTTTAAAGAAAGTGGTGCATGGGTAGTCGAAAACAAAGAAAGTAACCAGAACAATAATGTTGGGCATTTCAATGGTCAGGGGCTGGGTGAAAATATCATACTGGGAACCGACGGAATGCACAGCGATATGTTGCAAAGCGCCAAAGCCGCCTTTTTTGCCGGACAGGGCGTCGACAATATTGATTTCCCGGGCGCCTACCAACGCTTCCGCAATGCACATCGCTATTTGGCACAAAATAACTTCACAGGGGATGGCGAAAACAACCTGGTGGTTTTAGATTATGACGGCCCCACCGCTCTCACCTCGGAGAACTTTTTAGGGCACTTCATTTTTGGACTCAATTCCAACCATGTACAACACGTAATTTCAGATGGAAAACTGATCGTCAAAGACAAAAAGATACAAACCGTTAATGAATCAGAAGTACTGGCATTCACCAAAGAACAATCCCTGAGGTTATGGGATGCCATGCAGAAGCAAGGGTAG
- the xdh gene encoding selenium-dependent xanthine dehydrogenase → MIRYTLNGVQTAYSGDESQSLLSHLRNDLNITTLKDGCSGQGTCGACTVEINGKARLACRTKMKSIENDEVNTIEGLPEQFKTVISKAFAERGSVQCGFCSPGMIMRAKSLYNTNTKPSRDEIFKAISPNICRCTGYVKIVDAIEEAFAILRDEQPKKYEKSATIGGRYPKYQSEETALGFRDFVDDMRFEGMLHGALKFSEHPRARVIKINTTKAEKLPGVERVFTAKDIPGEQFQGLIFQDWPLMIGENEITRYIGDVLAGVVAETDAIAREALGLINVEYEVLEAVTDMHEAAKPESPQVHEGRSNVLETCAINFGDVDKAFEEAAYTSTGIYETQRIEHAFLETETGIAKPENDGIRLYTQGQGAYVDRKLVAKILGIEEEKVIAVQVQNGGGFGGKEDLTVQGHVSMYAYLLQKPVKVHLTREESMRMHPKRHPVWMNIGLACDKNGKFTGVKLDAIGDTGAYASVGTKVMERVVGHATGGYTVPSVDIKAVTAYTNNIPCGAMRGFGVPQVIFAIESCIDDICKQGGFDRWQIRYDNALEDGAKTATGQKLQGVGLKKTLEAVKDEFQKARFAGIATGIKNTGVGNGMIDDSEVKIEIKAKDHIVVNHGWTEMGQGVHTMAIQTLHSETGINPEHIEVKVETDAGVPTGMTTSSRATALVANAIIDASKHITNDLKGSTMEALVGRTYKGKYVCDFTCAPGDDVEDPKIHFAYGYATQVVILDDNGKVDKVIAAHDAGKIMNRTLFEGQIEGAVHMGLGYALTEDFPLKDGYPLSYKYNDIGILRAKEMPKVDVIGIEEEDPIGPYGAKGIGEIGLCPTAGAVANALYTFDGIRRTKLPMQRKKS, encoded by the coding sequence ATGATTAGATATACACTCAACGGCGTACAAACAGCTTACAGCGGAGACGAATCGCAATCATTGCTTTCGCATTTGCGTAACGACCTAAACATCACCACCCTGAAAGACGGTTGTTCGGGTCAGGGTACCTGCGGTGCCTGTACCGTTGAAATAAACGGAAAAGCAAGACTGGCGTGCCGGACTAAAATGAAAAGTATTGAAAATGATGAAGTAAACACCATTGAAGGACTACCGGAACAATTTAAAACTGTCATAAGTAAGGCTTTTGCAGAACGCGGTTCAGTACAATGCGGTTTTTGTTCACCCGGAATGATCATGCGGGCGAAAAGTCTTTACAATACAAACACAAAGCCCTCACGGGATGAAATTTTCAAAGCTATATCGCCCAATATATGCCGGTGTACAGGTTATGTGAAAATTGTAGATGCTATTGAAGAAGCATTTGCCATTTTACGGGATGAACAACCCAAAAAATATGAAAAATCAGCAACCATTGGCGGGCGCTACCCAAAATACCAGTCGGAAGAAACTGCCCTCGGATTCAGAGATTTTGTAGACGACATGCGCTTTGAGGGTATGCTGCACGGAGCACTAAAGTTTAGTGAACATCCGCGTGCCCGCGTGATAAAAATAAATACCACAAAAGCAGAAAAACTACCCGGAGTTGAGCGGGTATTTACGGCAAAAGATATTCCCGGCGAACAATTCCAGGGCCTTATTTTTCAGGATTGGCCGCTCATGATCGGTGAAAATGAAATCACCCGTTACATCGGGGACGTTTTAGCGGGGGTTGTTGCTGAGACAGATGCAATAGCAAGAGAAGCTTTAGGATTAATTAACGTGGAATACGAGGTGCTCGAGGCAGTAACAGATATGCATGAAGCAGCTAAACCCGAAAGCCCCCAGGTACATGAAGGACGATCTAATGTACTGGAAACGTGTGCCATTAATTTTGGCGATGTGGATAAAGCCTTCGAAGAGGCTGCTTATACCTCCACTGGAATATATGAAACACAGCGCATTGAACATGCATTTCTTGAAACAGAAACAGGAATTGCCAAACCGGAAAACGACGGTATTCGCCTCTACACTCAAGGGCAGGGAGCCTATGTCGACAGGAAACTGGTAGCTAAAATTCTGGGGATTGAAGAAGAAAAAGTAATAGCCGTCCAGGTTCAAAATGGCGGTGGTTTTGGTGGAAAAGAAGATCTCACGGTACAAGGGCACGTTTCAATGTATGCTTATTTATTACAAAAGCCGGTTAAGGTACACCTGACACGTGAAGAATCTATGCGCATGCACCCCAAGCGGCATCCGGTATGGATGAACATAGGCCTGGCCTGCGATAAAAACGGCAAATTTACAGGCGTTAAACTCGATGCCATTGGCGATACCGGCGCTTACGCATCGGTTGGCACAAAAGTGATGGAACGTGTAGTAGGCCATGCAACAGGAGGTTATACCGTGCCCTCAGTAGACATTAAAGCAGTTACCGCCTACACAAATAACATCCCATGCGGTGCGATGCGGGGATTTGGTGTTCCACAGGTAATTTTTGCCATAGAAAGCTGCATCGACGATATTTGTAAACAAGGAGGATTTGACCGCTGGCAAATACGCTACGACAATGCGCTGGAAGATGGAGCCAAAACAGCCACGGGGCAAAAGCTACAGGGCGTGGGGCTTAAAAAAACACTTGAAGCAGTGAAGGATGAGTTCCAAAAAGCACGGTTTGCAGGAATTGCTACAGGCATAAAAAACACAGGTGTTGGCAATGGAATGATCGACGATAGTGAAGTGAAAATTGAGATTAAAGCTAAAGACCATATAGTTGTGAACCACGGCTGGACAGAAATGGGACAAGGCGTACACACCATGGCCATTCAGACCCTACACAGCGAAACAGGAATTAATCCGGAACATATTGAGGTAAAAGTAGAAACCGATGCCGGCGTACCCACAGGAATGACCACCTCATCACGTGCTACAGCATTGGTGGCCAATGCCATAATAGACGCCTCAAAGCATATAACCAATGACCTCAAAGGCAGCACTATGGAAGCCCTGGTTGGCAGAACTTACAAAGGCAAATATGTTTGCGACTTTACTTGTGCTCCGGGTGATGATGTGGAGGACCCAAAAATTCACTTCGCCTACGGATATGCCACACAGGTCGTTATACTTGACGACAATGGAAAAGTTGACAAGGTTATAGCAGCGCACGACGCCGGTAAAATAATGAACCGCACGCTTTTCGAAGGGCAAATAGAGGGTGCCGTTCACATGGGTCTGGGCTACGCACTTACAGAAGACTTCCCCTTGAAAGATGGCTATCCGCTCAGCTATAAATACAATGATATTGGCATTTTAAGAGCAAAGGAAATGCCGAAGGTCGATGTCATTGGTATAGAAGAAGAAGATCCCATTGGACCCTATGGCGCTAAAGGTATCGGCGAAATTGGATTATGCCCGACAGCCGGGGCTGTTGCCAATGCGCTGTACACTTTTGACGGAATCCGCCGAACAAAACTGCCCATGCAAAGAAAAAAATCTTAA
- the thrC gene encoding threonine synthase — protein sequence MTTTPKFQYKCNDCGATYNPLEIQYMCPECNKKNTANQPPKGVLKTIYDYESIKQQTFDSLKSRGFLDLLPIKNSESLPNLAIGQTPLYTLDKIDNEETEGTILIKDDAQNPTFSYKDRASAIVSAYAKEQEINTIVTASTGNAGSSLAGICAAQGQQGIIMVPASAPVAKLTQILMYGATLIPVDGTYDDAFDLSIKATEELGWYNRNTGFNPLTIEGKKTVAFELYEQMGYQAPDRIFVPVGDGVIISGVYKGFEDLLKLGLIEKMPTIVAVQSTGSDNIARNLSNSEFVVKQSNTIADSISVDIPRNYHMAKNFITSYNGEAIAIEDNEILEASYKLSKNTGVFAEPAAAAAFGGLLHYKKHSKLDKGSKNVVLLTGSGLKDLKAVQKMIQIPAPIMPNIDNLKKIYHD from the coding sequence ATGACTACCACACCAAAATTCCAATACAAGTGTAACGATTGTGGAGCTACTTACAATCCGCTCGAGATACAATACATGTGTCCGGAGTGTAATAAAAAAAACACTGCCAATCAGCCTCCAAAAGGGGTGCTGAAAACTATATATGACTACGAGTCGATAAAACAACAAACTTTCGATAGTCTTAAAAGTCGAGGTTTTCTGGATCTTTTACCCATTAAAAACTCAGAAAGCCTACCAAATTTAGCCATAGGACAAACACCTCTTTATACGCTCGACAAGATTGATAATGAAGAGACTGAAGGGACTATTTTAATAAAAGATGATGCACAAAACCCAACATTTTCATATAAAGACAGGGCCTCAGCAATAGTCTCAGCATACGCCAAAGAGCAGGAAATCAATACGATTGTAACAGCCTCAACAGGCAATGCTGGTTCATCACTGGCCGGAATTTGCGCAGCACAGGGTCAGCAAGGTATCATCATGGTACCGGCATCTGCTCCTGTGGCCAAACTCACCCAGATTTTAATGTATGGTGCTACCCTGATTCCTGTGGATGGTACTTATGACGATGCTTTTGACCTTAGCATAAAAGCTACAGAGGAACTTGGATGGTACAACCGCAACACAGGGTTTAATCCATTAACCATTGAAGGGAAAAAGACCGTAGCCTTTGAATTATATGAACAAATGGGGTATCAGGCTCCTGATCGTATATTTGTACCCGTTGGCGATGGCGTAATTATTTCAGGGGTCTACAAAGGCTTTGAGGATTTGCTGAAACTGGGACTCATTGAAAAAATGCCTACTATTGTTGCGGTACAATCAACCGGAAGCGACAACATAGCACGCAACTTATCAAACAGTGAATTTGTTGTGAAACAGAGCAACACGATTGCCGATTCCATCTCAGTCGATATACCAAGAAACTATCATATGGCTAAAAATTTCATTACTTCTTATAATGGAGAAGCTATTGCCATAGAAGACAATGAAATACTGGAAGCATCGTACAAACTTTCTAAAAATACTGGAGTTTTCGCAGAGCCTGCAGCAGCCGCAGCGTTTGGAGGTCTATTACACTACAAAAAACACAGCAAGCTGGATAAAGGGTCAAAAAATGTGGTATTGCTTACCGGAAGTGGACTAAAAGATCTCAAAGCAGTTCAAAAAATGATTCAAATACCTGCTCCTATTATGCCCAACATCGACAACCTGAAAAAAATATATCATGATTAG
- a CDS encoding pyridoxal-phosphate dependent enzyme yields the protein MISLTDKVTNEKALENAVQRFKERNIILPTFEQQRHPDLIPGKIKDQLKDVGLWEINPLNLFRITWKNEPTEKGGLYGDVNYLELPPEITGVKAKIVLLIGKWFPTGAHKVGAAYGCLAPRITTGEYDPTYHKAVWPSTGNYCRGGAFDSKLMGTESVAILPEEMSQERFSWLRDEIGSEVIATPGCESNVKEIYDKCWEIRRTRPDCMIFNQFDEFGNAVWHYHTTGKAIEEVYSAVKPQNGRLAAYVSATGSAGTIAAGDYLRTVAPHLKVVASEALQCPTLLRNGFGGHRIEGIGDKHVPWIHNVKNTDMVTAIDDEDCMRILRLFNEPEGLKYLKSQGIDEEIIKELHLIGISGIGNLLSAIKTAKYYEMTEEDVIITVATDSADMYRSRLDEQKESNGKYSEIEAAKDFEKCIFGTTVDHTKEFGYYDRKNIHNLKYFTWIEQQAKELEDLNQLWDDRAIWDKIFNQVYRWDELINEFNDRTGLLK from the coding sequence ATGATTTCACTCACCGATAAAGTAACCAACGAAAAAGCACTTGAAAATGCAGTACAACGCTTTAAGGAGCGCAATATAATTCTGCCAACCTTTGAGCAACAGCGTCACCCGGACCTGATCCCCGGAAAAATTAAAGACCAACTAAAAGATGTAGGATTATGGGAGATTAATCCACTTAACCTATTCCGTATTACATGGAAAAATGAACCCACAGAAAAAGGTGGATTGTATGGAGATGTTAATTACCTGGAACTACCACCTGAAATCACCGGTGTAAAGGCTAAAATTGTACTGCTTATCGGTAAATGGTTCCCCACAGGTGCACACAAAGTCGGTGCAGCCTATGGCTGTTTAGCGCCACGCATCACTACAGGAGAATACGACCCAACTTATCACAAAGCAGTTTGGCCCTCCACAGGCAACTACTGCCGTGGCGGAGCTTTTGATTCTAAACTAATGGGTACAGAATCAGTAGCTATTTTGCCAGAAGAGATGAGTCAGGAACGTTTTTCATGGTTGCGCGACGAAATTGGTTCAGAGGTAATTGCCACACCAGGCTGTGAATCTAATGTGAAAGAAATTTACGATAAATGCTGGGAAATTCGCCGCACTCGCCCTGATTGCATGATATTCAACCAATTTGATGAATTTGGCAATGCCGTATGGCACTACCATACAACAGGAAAAGCCATTGAAGAAGTTTACAGTGCTGTAAAGCCGCAAAATGGACGTTTAGCTGCCTATGTTTCAGCAACAGGTTCGGCAGGAACAATTGCTGCAGGAGATTACCTGCGTACAGTTGCACCACACTTAAAAGTTGTGGCTTCAGAAGCACTTCAGTGCCCAACCCTGCTCAGAAATGGATTTGGCGGCCACCGTATCGAAGGAATCGGCGACAAACATGTACCATGGATTCACAATGTTAAGAATACAGACATGGTAACTGCCATTGATGATGAAGATTGTATGCGCATCCTGAGGCTTTTTAACGAGCCCGAGGGTTTAAAATATCTGAAAAGTCAGGGCATAGACGAAGAAATCATCAAAGAGCTGCATTTAATTGGTATTTCTGGCATAGGCAATCTGCTATCGGCCATCAAAACTGCCAAATATTACGAAATGACCGAAGAAGATGTAATAATTACCGTGGCAACTGACTCTGCCGACATGTATCGCTCACGCCTTGATGAGCAAAAAGAAAGCAATGGAAAATATAGCGAAATTGAGGCTGCAAAAGATTTTGAAAAATGTATTTTTGGAACCACAGTAGATCATACCAAAGAATTTGGCTATTATGACCGGAAGAATATCCATAACCTGAAATATTTTACCTGGATTGAGCAACAAGCCAAAGAACTTGAAGACTTAAATCAATTGTGGGATGATCGCGCAATATGGGACAAAATTTTCAACCAGGTATATCGTTGGGATGAACTGATTAACGAATTTAACGACCGAACAGGACTGCTTAAATAG
- a CDS encoding Lrp/AsnC family transcriptional regulator, whose amino-acid sequence MKPIDEIDRKLLNELQVNSRITIRELSEKLHLSTTPIHERIKKLEKGGYIKQYVTLLDPKKFDKKLMVYISVSLRDHAKEAVEAFEQEIEQLDEVMECYYISGSSDFLLKVFCDDMDGFHDFITNKFSTIDNITQFYSSFVMYGSKVKYDFKL is encoded by the coding sequence ATGAAGCCAATAGATGAAATAGACCGCAAGCTTTTAAATGAATTGCAGGTAAATAGCCGCATCACCATTCGCGAATTGTCTGAAAAACTGCATCTTTCTACTACACCAATTCATGAGCGTATTAAGAAACTGGAAAAAGGTGGCTATATTAAGCAATATGTTACTTTGCTCGATCCAAAGAAATTCGATAAAAAGCTGATGGTCTATATCTCAGTGTCTTTGCGCGACCATGCCAAAGAGGCTGTTGAAGCCTTTGAGCAGGAGATAGAGCAACTGGATGAAGTAATGGAATGTTACTACATATCAGGAAGTTCTGACTTTTTGCTTAAGGTGTTTTGCGATGATATGGATGGGTTTCATGATTTTATCACCAATAAGTTTTCTACAATAGATAATATTACACAATTCTACAGCTCTTTTGTCATGTATGGCTCAAAAGTCAAGTATGATTTTAAACTTTAA